A section of the Malania oleifera isolate guangnan ecotype guangnan chromosome 2, ASM2987363v1, whole genome shotgun sequence genome encodes:
- the LOC131149849 gene encoding exonuclease V, chloroplastic-like, which yields MSAKYRDIPLPTGNGSKASIVNRDSQRTTGVPAIATGSGRVLRRLARSPKMAESEPPPHPATTPANDNCQVPEIENEIPIEIVSAEEMALLDAALSAARSSLSSAVAAAAASSSPRSSAFASLSSTRFQRNVRSIQSITLLSKRRITGSTGPCTVGDIEDSGNFGSTQKRIRANESLLRRFRKKGLSVTDITGTEWCEKQMEFVLLFGKPIKTKAMKAGSARHVKLEEEVVKKVKVLTKSVEDVWALRFINFIVGANQLMFEGLTRELPVIGFVDGVWVVGVIDEIRMPAIENERNPTLVDTKTRVQATLPAEAQRRNGRLQLMCYKFLWDNLVADNFPSKQFFDFFTLNPHYILSEEIRKNTALSDFPVQTLNDLVRYFINTCCVLPQAHGELLLRYELQKDHSLLGEDFFSYDSDWLKNQLHSCLEFWSGEREGRYVPREECWKCRFCKFASVCPESTDLNSTRR from the exons ATGAGCGCAAAATACAGGGACATTCCTCTTCCAACGGGTAACGGGTCCAAAGCCTCAATCGTGAATCGCGATTCACAACGGACAACCGGAGTCCCGGCGATCGCGACGGGGAGTGGCCGAGTGCTTCGAAGACTCGCCAGATCGCCCAAAATGGCGGAGTCCGAACCGCCACCACACCCCGCGACCACCCCGGCCAACGATAACTGCCAAGTCCCTGAGATTGAGAATGAGATCCCCATTGAGATCGTGAGCGCAGAAGAGATGGCTCTCCTCGACGCTGCCCTTTCCGCCGCGCGctcctctctctcctccgccGTCGCCGCCGCGGCCGCCTCTTCTTCCCCGCGCTCCTCCGCCTTTGCTTCTCTGTCCTCCACTCGTTTCCAGAGAAACGTGAGGTCCATTCAGTCCATCACTCTCCTTTCTAAAAGGCGGATTACAGGTTCTACAGGACCCTGTACGGTCGGAGATATTGAGGACTCGGGTAATTTTGGGAGCACCCAGAAGAGGATTAGAGCGAATGAGTCGTTGTTGCGGAGGTTTCGGAAAAAAGGCTTGTCCGTGACAGACATCACTGGGACG GAATGGTGTGAAAAACAAATGGAGTTTGTTCTTCTCTTTGGCAAGCCTATAAAAACTAAAGCTATGAAGGCAGGTTCTGCTCGCCATGTGAAACTTGAAGAAGAG GTTGTAAAAAAAGTGAAAGTTCTTACCAAATCAGTTGAAGATGTGTGGGCGCtgaggtttataaattttatagttGGTGCAAATCAATTAATGTTTGAGGGATTAACACGTGAGCTGCCTGT AATAGGCTTTGTGGATGGTGTATGGGTTGTAGGTGTGATAGATGAAATCCGAATGCCTGCAATTGAAAATGAGAGAAACCCAACATTGGTAGACACAAAAACTCGTGTGCAAGCCACTCTTCCCGCTGAAGCACAACGGAGAAATGGAAG GCTTCAATTAATGTGCTACAAGTTTTTGTGGGACAATTTAGTTGCCGATAACTTCCCCTCAAaacaattttttgatttttttaccCTCAATCCCCATTATATCCTCTCTGAAGAAATAAGAAAGAATACTGCTTTATCAGATTTTCCTGTACAG ACTCTTAATGATTTAGTGAGGTACTTCATAAACACATGTTGCGTGCTGCCCCAAGCTCATGGTGAGCTACTGTTGAG ATATGAACTCCAAAAAGATCATTCATTGCTTGGTGAAGATTTTTTTTCTTATGACTCTGATTGGCTCAAGAATCAGCTGCATAGCTGTCTCGAGTTCTGGTCGGGAGAGCGAGAAGGGAGATATGTTCCCCGGGAAGAATGTTGGAAATGTCGATTTTGTAAGTTTGCTTCCGTGTGTCCTGAAAGTACTGATCTCAACAGCACACGAAGATAG